The following proteins come from a genomic window of Canis lupus dingo isolate Sandy chromosome 20, ASM325472v2, whole genome shotgun sequence:
- the MOB3A gene encoding MOB kinase activator 3A, with translation MSNPFLKQVFNKDKTFRPKRKFEPGTQRFELHKKAQASLNAGLDLKLAVQLPPGEDLNDWVAVHVVDFFNRVNLIYGTIGDGCTEQSCPIMSGGPKYEYRWQDEHQFRKPTALSAPRYMDLLMDWIEVQINNEELFPTHVGTPFPKNFLQVVKKILSRLFRVFVHVYIHHFDRIAQMGSEAHVNTCYKHFYYFVKEFGLIDTKELEPLKEMTARMCH, from the exons ATGTCCAACCCCTTCCTGAAGCAAGTTTTCAACAAGGACAAGACCTTCCGCCCTAAGCGCAAGTTTGAGCCGGGCACCCAGCGCTTCGAGCTACACAAGAAGGCACAGGCGTCGCTGAATGCCGGGCTGGACCTGAAGCTGGCCGTGCAGCTGCCCCCGGGCGAGGACCTCAACGACTGGGTGGCCGTGCACGTGGTGGACTTCTTCAACCGCGTCAACCTCATCTACGGCACCATCGGCGACGGGTGCACGGAGCAGTCCTGCCCGATCATGTCGGGCGGCCCCAAGTACGAGTACCGCTGGCAGGACGAGCACCAGTTCCGCAAGCCCACGGCGCTGTCGGCCCCCCGCTACATGGACCTGCTCATGGACTGGATCGAGGTGCAGATCAACAACGAGGAGCTCTTCCCCACCCACGTCG GCACGCCGTTCCCCAAGAACTTCCTGCAGGTGGTGAAGAAGATCCTGTCCCGGCTGTTCCGCGTCTTCGTGCACGTCTACATCCACCACTTTGACCGCATCGCGCAGATGGGCTCCGAGGCGCACGTCAACACCTGCTACAAGCACTTCTACTACTTCGTCAAGGAGTTTGGCCTCATCGACACCAAAGAGCTGGAGCCGCTG AAAGAGATGACCGCGCGGATGTGCCACTGA
- the LOC112666216 gene encoding collagen alpha-2(V) chain-like isoform X1, protein MTRSRPPMTDLSSVTLVEGEWASGSRGHTGLGATPPGAAWPGAAPGKQPPPCPPSASRDRGQEARGPGAGLALGKDREPQPFPQMHWLVRILQTPRRRPHGPAPRTARCSLPVCTHLLVPGEQYLGYASARAFTEKCSLFICGSRVTRCSVFYWAKSGRSVCWVVEALSTPGHPPPPGGERCTPKPLDPRALATQPGQGGGGQRGQHPSQPACLLAQRKQGEAEALGWKSGPAWCLLWGFGGDPTYDIGEHHPAEARGFSGPDGQRLRKSRVPPPLLPTVAGGGERGGAGGEAQEPGKCCNPCSRLASAPASCLSAFFRQPLHPNWPLVPQGHPEPPPRLAALPGTRWVEKYPRPGPYLSWPPALWPLPRREPGMAPLGPPGTGTRSWAGEEQGPGPSPPASPATPRQVRGGRGVGRRLAHTSQPSLPGPWAPSSSERGLPPGSRSAAWISGRPTAGRG, encoded by the exons ATGACCAGATCCAGGCCTCCGATGACCGACCTCTCTTCTGTGACACTTGTGGAG GGGGAGTGGGCATCCGGGTCACGAGGACACACAGGGCTCGGTGCCACCCCGCCCGGAGCGGCCTGGCCAGGAGCTGCCCCAGGGAAGCAGCCTCCACCGTGCCCGCCGTCAGCCAGCAGGGACAGAGGCCAGGAGGCAagagggcctggggcag GCCTGGCTCTGGGTAAAGATCGGGAGCCCCAGCCCTTCCCTCAAATGCACTGGCTTGTGAGGATACTGCAGACACCCCGGCGCCGGCCCCACGGCCCTGCCCCACGCACGGCCCGCTGCTCTCTCCCGGTGTGCACGCACCTGCTGGTGCCAG GTGAACAATACCTGGGATATGCTTCTGCACGGGCTTTCACTGAGAAGTGTTCATTGTTTATCTGCGGCTCGCGTGTAACCAGGTGTTCTGTATTTTATTGGGCTAAATCTGGGCGCTCTGTCTGCTGGGTCGTGGAGGCCCTGAGCACCccagggcaccccccccccccaggaggtGAACGCTGCACACCCAAgcccctggatcccagggctctggccaCTCAGCCAGGCCAAGGAGGGGGTGGTCAGAGAGGGCAGCACCCATCACAGCCTGCTTGCCTCCTGGCTCAAAGGAAGCAGGGCGAAGCAGAGGCCCTAGGGTGGAAGTCAGGGCCTGCCTGGTGCCTCCTCTGGGGTTTTGGGGGAGACCCCACCTATGACATAGGTGAGCATCACCCTGCAGAAGCCAGGGGCTTCTCAGGGCCCGATGGGCAGAGACTCAGAAAGAGCCGggtccctccacctctcctccctacagtagctgggggaggggagcggggaggcgCGGGAGGGGAAGCCCAAGAGCCAGGGAAGTGCTGCAACCCCTGCAGCAGGCTGGCCTCAGCCCCTGCTTCCTGCTTGTCCGCCTTTTTCAGGCAGCCTCTCCATCCTAACTGGCCCCTGGTCCCCCAGGGCCACCCTGAGCCCCCTCCCAGGCTGGCTGCCCTCCCTGGTACCCGTTGGGTTGAAAAGTATCCTCGTCCAGGGCCCTACCTGTCCTGGCCCCCAGCTCTCTGGCCTTTGCCTAGGCGGGAACCAGGGATGGCACCTCTCGGCCCCCCAGGGACGGGCACCAGGAGCTGGGCAGGTGAGGAGCAGGGGCCAGGGCCTAGTCCTCCTGCCTCACCTGCCACCCCCAGGCAGGTCAGAGGCGGGCGAGGGGTGGGTAGGCGACTGGCTCACACCtctcagccctccctccctggcccctgggcACCCAGCTCCTCGGAACGGGgccttcctccaggaagcaggTCGGCCGCCTGGATCAGCGGCAGGCCCACAGCAGGACGGGGCTGA
- the LOC112666216 gene encoding collagen alpha-2(V) chain-like isoform X2 → MHWLVRILQTPRRRPHGPAPRTARCSLPVCTHLLVPGEQYLGYASARAFTEKCSLFICGSRVTRCSVFYWAKSGRSVCWVVEALSTPGHPPPPGGERCTPKPLDPRALATQPGQGGGGQRGQHPSQPACLLAQRKQGEAEALGWKSGPAWCLLWGFGGDPTYDIGEHHPAEARGFSGPDGQRLRKSRVPPPLLPTVAGGGERGGAGGEAQEPGKCCNPCSRLASAPASCLSAFFRQPLHPNWPLVPQGHPEPPPRLAALPGTRWVEKYPRPGPYLSWPPALWPLPRREPGMAPLGPPGTGTRSWAGEEQGPGPSPPASPATPRQVRGGRGVGRRLAHTSQPSLPGPWAPSSSERGLPPGSRSAAWISGRPTAGRG, encoded by the exons ATGCACTGGCTTGTGAGGATACTGCAGACACCCCGGCGCCGGCCCCACGGCCCTGCCCCACGCACGGCCCGCTGCTCTCTCCCGGTGTGCACGCACCTGCTGGTGCCAG GTGAACAATACCTGGGATATGCTTCTGCACGGGCTTTCACTGAGAAGTGTTCATTGTTTATCTGCGGCTCGCGTGTAACCAGGTGTTCTGTATTTTATTGGGCTAAATCTGGGCGCTCTGTCTGCTGGGTCGTGGAGGCCCTGAGCACCccagggcaccccccccccccaggaggtGAACGCTGCACACCCAAgcccctggatcccagggctctggccaCTCAGCCAGGCCAAGGAGGGGGTGGTCAGAGAGGGCAGCACCCATCACAGCCTGCTTGCCTCCTGGCTCAAAGGAAGCAGGGCGAAGCAGAGGCCCTAGGGTGGAAGTCAGGGCCTGCCTGGTGCCTCCTCTGGGGTTTTGGGGGAGACCCCACCTATGACATAGGTGAGCATCACCCTGCAGAAGCCAGGGGCTTCTCAGGGCCCGATGGGCAGAGACTCAGAAAGAGCCGggtccctccacctctcctccctacagtagctgggggaggggagcggggaggcgCGGGAGGGGAAGCCCAAGAGCCAGGGAAGTGCTGCAACCCCTGCAGCAGGCTGGCCTCAGCCCCTGCTTCCTGCTTGTCCGCCTTTTTCAGGCAGCCTCTCCATCCTAACTGGCCCCTGGTCCCCCAGGGCCACCCTGAGCCCCCTCCCAGGCTGGCTGCCCTCCCTGGTACCCGTTGGGTTGAAAAGTATCCTCGTCCAGGGCCCTACCTGTCCTGGCCCCCAGCTCTCTGGCCTTTGCCTAGGCGGGAACCAGGGATGGCACCTCTCGGCCCCCCAGGGACGGGCACCAGGAGCTGGGCAGGTGAGGAGCAGGGGCCAGGGCCTAGTCCTCCTGCCTCACCTGCCACCCCCAGGCAGGTCAGAGGCGGGCGAGGGGTGGGTAGGCGACTGGCTCACACCtctcagccctccctccctggcccctgggcACCCAGCTCCTCGGAACGGGgccttcctccaggaagcaggTCGGCCGCCTGGATCAGCGGCAGGCCCACAGCAGGACGGGGCTGA